Proteins encoded in a region of the Perca fluviatilis chromosome 6, GENO_Pfluv_1.0, whole genome shotgun sequence genome:
- the LOC120561070 gene encoding uncharacterized protein LOC120561070 — MNKRKLSFKWFGSLSNLSTRRQSEKANIKSVPEHDGSRSGAKSAAGEQSVDDMEDCLRSPSYARSSEMYTHVGTVPRSQTQKKSCRGLKEKKKKEEEGLVSGGQSQWKAGEHVRDSPLLGALSGLSTTSLDRPLPVSAPAWPLPATPTPSQASPLTSAPESCFNDPSVDPVWSSGSLSKSRDALETGRAVREASNMATNGTKAALPQDVYVPMDPIAEAARSHVGIPQGGGGGGRKGGHTPPNKFKAGLGEGSVVTGEKVD; from the exons ATGAACAAACGAAAACTGA GTTTCAAATGGTTTGGGAGCCTCAGCAATCTCTCCACCCGCCGCCAGTCGGAGAAGGCCAACATCAAGTCAGTCCCAGAGCATGATGGGAGCCGCAGCGGTGCCAAATCAGCAGCGGGGGAACAATCGGTGGACGACATGGAGGACTGTCTCCGCAGCCCCAGCTACGCCCGCTCCAGCGAGATGTACACACATGTGGGCACTGTGCCACGCAGCCAGACACAGAAGAAGAGCTGCAGGGGgctgaaggagaagaagaagaaagaggaggaggggttGGTGAGTGGAGGGCAGAGCCAGTGGAAGGCGGGGGAACATGTCCGAGACTCCCCTCTGCTCGGTGCCCTGTCCGGCCTCAGTACGACCAGTCTGGACCGGCCTCTACCTGTTTCTGCACCGGCCTGGCCGCTGCCCGCCACCCCGACACCCAGCCAGGCTTCACCTTTGACCTCAGCACCTGAAAGCTGCTTCAATGATCCTTCAGTGGACCCCGTTTGGAGCTCAGGGTCATTGTCAAAGAGCAGGGATGCTTTAGAAACTGGTAGAGCTGTAAGAGAGGCTTCTAACATGGCGACCAATGGCACCAAAGCGGCTTTGCCGCAGGATGTTTACGTTCCGATGGATCCGATAGCTGAAGCAGCTCGCAGCCACGTGGGCATCCcacagggaggggggggggggggccgcaAGGGGGGCCACACACCACCCAACAAATTTAAGGCGGGCTTGGGGGAGGGAAGCGTGGTGACAGGTGAGAAAGTGGATTAA